The Chloroflexota bacterium DNA segment CCCCATAAAGACCTACGCCGTGCCCGGGCCGCGGCCCTCAACATCATCCCCACCACCACTGGAGCTGCCGAGGCAGTGGCTCTGGTCATCCCGGAACTGAAGGGCAAGTTCACTGGTTTGGCGCTGCGTGTGCCCACCCCCACGGTGTCCATCGTGGATTTCGTGGGTGAGGTGCAGAAGAAAGTCACCGCGGCCGAGGTGAATGCGGCGTTCAGAGAAGCAGCGGAGGGCGAACTGAAAGGCATCCTGGGCTATACGGAGGAGCCGCTGGTATCTATGGACTTCAAAGGCGATACCCGTTCCTCTATTGTGGATGGTCGCACCACCGCTGTCATTGGTGAGACCATGGTGAAGGTAGTTGCCTGGTATGACAATGAGTGGGGCTATTCTTGTCGCGTCGCCGATCTAACCCACTACATGGCATCGAAGTTCTAGGTCGTATTGAAGAGCATTTAAGGGGGTGGGGTGCGTCTTCCCATCCCCTTTTAGTGTCTAATATCTTGGTCAACGGTAGGGACGAATGTATCGTATTGCTATGCTCAGTGTGCATACCTGTCCTCTGGCTGCACTGGGCGGCAAAGAAACCGGCGGGATGAACGTCTACGTGCGCGAACTTAGCCGCCACCTCGGTCCGCGTGGCTTCAGCGTGGATATTTACACGCGTTCGCAAAACCCGGATTTGCCCAAAGTAAGACAGTTATGGCCCAACGTCCGCGTCATTCATTTGCCGGCCGGACCAGAGAGGCCCTATGACCGGAGGCTTGTCTACGACCATCTACCCGAGTTTCTTCAGAACCTGCGCGATTTCGTGC contains these protein-coding regions:
- a CDS encoding type I glyceraldehyde-3-phosphate dehydrogenase, with protein sequence PHKDLRRARAAALNIIPTTTGAAEAVALVIPELKGKFTGLALRVPTPTVSIVDFVGEVQKKVTAAEVNAAFREAAEGELKGILGYTEEPLVSMDFKGDTRSSIVDGRTTAVIGETMVKVVAWYDNEWGYSCRVADLTHYMASKF